One window of the Maribacter algicola genome contains the following:
- a CDS encoding SDR family NAD(P)-dependent oxidoreductase gives MANVIITGSSRGIGFELTKLFASEGHSVLALSRNEAPVQNLNNDFITAFSFDLSRAPDFEKVEDFVKREWEEVDILINNAGALLNKPFADTSLDEFKKVYEVNVFGVAAMTRLIAPYMSKTGHVVTISSMGGVQGSMKFPGLSAYSSSKGAVITLMELLAEEYKETGPTFNVLALGAVQTEMLEEAFPGYEAPVTALEMATYIKDFALTGNKLFNGKLIQVSNSTP, from the coding sequence ATGGCCAACGTAATCATTACAGGTTCCAGCCGCGGTATTGGCTTTGAATTGACCAAGTTGTTCGCCAGTGAGGGGCACTCCGTTTTGGCGCTTTCAAGAAATGAAGCACCCGTACAAAATCTTAACAATGATTTTATAACGGCCTTTTCGTTCGATTTGTCACGTGCTCCGGACTTTGAAAAGGTAGAAGATTTTGTGAAAAGGGAGTGGGAAGAAGTAGATATCCTGATCAATAATGCGGGAGCTCTTTTGAACAAACCTTTCGCGGATACCTCCTTGGATGAATTTAAGAAAGTATACGAGGTAAATGTCTTTGGGGTGGCTGCCATGACCAGATTGATCGCTCCTTACATGTCAAAGACAGGACACGTAGTCACGATCAGTTCCATGGGAGGTGTTCAGGGGAGTATGAAATTTCCGGGACTATCGGCCTATAGCTCCAGCAAGGGCGCTGTTATTACCCTTATGGAATTATTGGCGGAAGAATACAAGGAAACCGGACCCACTTTTAATGTATTGGCCTTAGGTGCAGTTCAAACCGAAATGCTGGAAGAAGCTTTTCCGGGCTATGAGGCTCCAGTGACCGCTTTGGAAATGGCCACTTACATTAAAGATTTTGCACTTACGGGAAATAAACTTTTCAATGGAAAATTGATTCAGGTTTCAAATTCCACCCCTTAG
- a CDS encoding DUF389 domain-containing protein: protein MQDKFGQDNVTPTDNTPDSGDDVKRDFQGLLGSVKRFLLELLDIRTNTDQDATKEAIIADIPFKGHTSWILVCSIFIASIGLNANSTAVVIGAMLISPLMGPILGIGLSVGINDIDTLKRSLKNFGVMVVLSVLTAFLFFKFFPLRDESSELLARTAPDIRDVLIAFFGGLALVIARAKKGTIASVIFGVAIATALMPPLCTVGFGLAIGNWDYASGAMYLFTINTIFIALATFLVIKLLRFPMVRYVNSQKRRLIARLASVVAIAVMIPASITFWNALQESLFRKQANIFIEENVVPYQFSGQGRFLEDFTDLEYNSGENSTIELVFMGNEAIPDNIIATWRTQLEDNPRLKDTDLQIIQGGQSEEINQLKYINELYETQKNQLNSKDEKIAFLESELSRLSKGAVGQIPFREISMEAKTNYENLERLGYSYLIATDFQKTDTIPVFEITWKKEARRNETVKDAQKLLNWLKLRLNNDKIQVKEVVAD from the coding sequence ATGCAAGATAAATTCGGTCAGGACAACGTAACTCCAACGGATAATACCCCGGATAGCGGGGACGATGTAAAAAGGGATTTTCAAGGGCTATTGGGCAGTGTTAAGAGGTTCCTGTTGGAATTGTTGGATATAAGGACCAACACGGACCAAGATGCAACAAAGGAAGCCATCATTGCAGATATTCCTTTCAAGGGACACACCTCCTGGATTCTTGTTTGCTCCATTTTTATTGCTTCCATTGGCTTGAACGCCAACTCCACTGCCGTGGTTATCGGAGCCATGTTAATTTCGCCTCTTATGGGTCCAATCTTGGGTATAGGACTCTCCGTAGGTATCAATGATATCGATACGTTAAAGCGGTCGTTGAAGAACTTTGGGGTAATGGTGGTTTTGAGTGTACTTACGGCTTTCCTCTTTTTTAAGTTCTTTCCGTTGCGGGACGAGTCATCCGAGCTTTTGGCAAGAACTGCCCCTGATATACGGGATGTTTTGATCGCTTTTTTTGGTGGACTGGCATTGGTAATAGCAAGGGCTAAAAAAGGTACCATAGCTAGTGTCATATTCGGGGTGGCCATCGCGACCGCTTTGATGCCTCCTTTATGTACGGTGGGTTTTGGATTGGCAATTGGTAATTGGGACTATGCCAGTGGGGCCATGTACCTTTTCACCATTAATACCATTTTCATTGCCTTGGCTACCTTTTTGGTGATTAAGTTGTTGCGTTTCCCAATGGTACGTTACGTAAATTCACAAAAAAGAAGGTTAATTGCCAGATTGGCTTCCGTAGTAGCCATTGCAGTCATGATTCCCGCCAGTATCACCTTTTGGAACGCGCTGCAGGAGTCGCTGTTCAGGAAACAAGCCAATATTTTTATCGAAGAAAACGTAGTCCCTTACCAATTTTCAGGTCAAGGCCGATTTTTGGAGGATTTTACGGATTTGGAATATAATAGCGGTGAAAATTCTACAATCGAATTGGTGTTCATGGGAAATGAAGCCATTCCCGATAATATTATAGCAACTTGGAGGACACAATTGGAAGATAATCCAAGGCTAAAGGATACGGATTTACAAATCATTCAAGGAGGCCAGAGTGAGGAAATAAATCAGCTCAAGTATATCAATGAACTATATGAGACCCAAAAAAACCAATTGAATAGCAAGGACGAGAAAATTGCTTTTTTGGAAAGTGAATTGTCAAGATTGAGCAAAGGGGCAGTAGGTCAGATTCCGTTTAGGGAAATAAGTATGGAGGCCAAAACAAATTATGAGAATCTGGAACGCTTGGGTTATTCCTATTTAATAGCAACGGATTTCCAAAAGACGGATACCATACCGGTTTTCGAAATTACTTGGAAAAAGGAAGCAAGGAGAAATGAAACGGTCAAGGATGCCCAAAAATTATTGAATTGGCTAAAGCTTCGTTTGAATAATGATAAAATACAAGTTAAGGAAGTGGTAGCGGATTAG
- a CDS encoding mannose-1-phosphate guanylyltransferase, with protein sequence MNKNYYAVLMAGGVGSRFWPISTTDYPKQFHDMLGTGDTLIQKTFQRLNRFVPTENILILTNERYNNLVLEQLPMVSQEQVVLEPAMRNTGPCILYAALKIQKMNPNGVMIVAPSDHWIEDEEAFAADVTACFEKCEKEPVLCTLGVKPTFPNTGFGYIEFDKFDERDIKKVNQFREKPDYETAKEFLSQGNFLWNAGIFMWSVRTIVDAFKEYQSTQFSLFHGGLACLNTSKEKSFIAENYPKSENISIDYAILEKSDAIYVREATFDWNDLGTWGSLFDKLDKDGMGNAVVNAKLLAEDANGNMIRTPKDKIVVIDGLKDYIVVDKEEVLLIYPKTKEQDIKKVLNSVKNNFGDKYA encoded by the coding sequence ATGAACAAAAATTATTATGCCGTGTTAATGGCAGGAGGTGTGGGCTCAAGATTTTGGCCAATAAGTACAACAGATTACCCCAAGCAGTTCCATGATATGTTGGGTACGGGGGATACGCTGATTCAAAAGACTTTTCAAAGACTGAACAGGTTCGTTCCAACGGAGAATATTCTTATTCTCACAAATGAACGATACAACAATTTGGTCTTGGAACAACTGCCCATGGTGTCCCAAGAGCAGGTGGTACTGGAACCCGCCATGCGAAATACTGGGCCTTGTATTCTTTATGCCGCTTTAAAAATTCAAAAAATGAACCCGAATGGGGTGATGATCGTGGCACCAAGCGATCATTGGATTGAGGACGAGGAAGCTTTTGCCGCCGATGTTACGGCCTGCTTCGAGAAATGTGAAAAGGAACCCGTGCTTTGCACTTTAGGTGTTAAACCTACTTTTCCCAATACCGGGTTTGGTTATATCGAATTCGATAAATTCGATGAAAGGGACATTAAGAAAGTAAACCAATTTAGGGAGAAACCTGATTATGAAACGGCGAAAGAGTTTTTGTCCCAAGGTAATTTTTTATGGAACGCCGGTATTTTTATGTGGAGTGTAAGAACGATCGTAGACGCCTTTAAGGAGTATCAGTCAACACAGTTCAGTTTGTTTCATGGAGGTCTGGCTTGTTTGAATACATCCAAAGAAAAAAGTTTTATTGCGGAAAACTACCCAAAATCGGAAAATATATCCATCGATTACGCTATTTTAGAAAAGTCAGATGCCATTTATGTTCGGGAAGCCACATTTGATTGGAACGACCTAGGTACTTGGGGTTCCCTGTTCGATAAATTGGACAAGGACGGTATGGGGAATGCCGTGGTCAACGCCAAACTTTTGGCAGAGGATGCCAACGGGAATATGATTCGCACGCCCAAGGACAAAATAGTGGTTATTGATGGTTTAAAGGATTATATTGTCGTAGATAAGGAAGAAGTACTCTTGATATATCCTAAAACCAAGGAGCAGGATATTAAAAAGGTATTAAATTCGGTCAAGAATAATTTTGGCGATAAGTATGCGTAA
- a CDS encoding ABC transporter ATP-binding protein translates to MIEVNNIHKSFGDAHILKGITTTFEKGKTNLIIGQSGSGKTVFLKCLLGLFAPEEGSIVYDGKVYSDLREDEKRNLRQEMGMVFQGSALFDSMTVAGNVKFPLDMFTKQSESEMEERVNTVLNRVNLVDAHNKFPAEISGGMQKRVAIARAIVMNPKYLFCDEPNSGLDPKTAILIDDLIKEITEEYNITTIINTHDMNSVMQIGEKILFLKDGLKEWEGTKKEIFKTENEAVTNFVYSSDLFKKVRQMYIEERN, encoded by the coding sequence ATGATCGAGGTAAACAACATCCATAAATCTTTTGGTGACGCCCATATTTTAAAAGGAATAACCACCACATTTGAAAAGGGTAAAACCAATTTGATCATTGGTCAAAGTGGATCTGGAAAAACCGTTTTCCTAAAATGTCTTTTAGGGCTTTTCGCTCCTGAGGAAGGGAGTATCGTCTATGATGGAAAGGTGTATTCCGATTTAAGGGAAGATGAAAAAAGGAACCTAAGACAGGAAATGGGCATGGTTTTTCAAGGCAGTGCCTTATTTGATAGCATGACCGTGGCGGGAAATGTAAAGTTTCCTTTGGATATGTTTACAAAACAATCTGAATCGGAAATGGAAGAACGGGTAAATACCGTTCTAAATCGGGTAAACTTGGTAGACGCCCATAATAAATTCCCGGCGGAAATTTCTGGCGGAATGCAAAAACGTGTCGCTATTGCCAGGGCTATCGTTATGAACCCAAAATACCTATTTTGCGACGAACCCAATTCAGGTCTAGATCCCAAAACGGCCATCCTTATCGATGACCTCATCAAGGAAATTACGGAGGAGTACAACATTACAACGATTATCAATACACACGATATGAATTCCGTAATGCAAATTGGGGAAAAAATCCTGTTCTTAAAAGACGGGCTTAAGGAATGGGAAGGTACCAAAAAAGAAATATTCAAGACTGAAAACGAGGCTGTCACCAATTTCGTTTATTCTTCCGATCTCTTTAAAAAAGTAAGGCAAATGTATATTGAAGAGCGCAACTAA
- a CDS encoding SprT-like domain-containing protein, producing MEEILGKYLPERSVNPCLELIKDHRVHLKIVNERVTRHGDYRRLPDGKHLITVNATLNKYRFLITLVHEIAHLVAFEKYGRRIKPHGLEWKRTFQYLMLPFLRPEIFPSKLLPLLAIHFKNPKASSSTDARLSIALQHFDTQEKDKTYVFQLPFGSVFRIYNGKLFKKGNKRVKRFECVEVKTGRVYLFQPNAEVELIRS from the coding sequence ATGGAAGAGATATTAGGTAAATATTTACCCGAAAGGTCGGTGAATCCCTGCCTAGAACTCATTAAGGACCACAGGGTACATCTTAAAATTGTAAACGAAAGGGTTACCAGACATGGGGATTATAGAAGGCTCCCTGATGGAAAACATCTGATAACCGTAAACGCCACCCTTAATAAATATCGGTTTTTAATTACCTTGGTTCATGAAATTGCGCATTTGGTCGCTTTTGAAAAATATGGCCGCAGGATTAAACCGCACGGGTTGGAGTGGAAAAGAACGTTTCAATATTTAATGTTACCTTTTTTACGACCGGAAATTTTTCCGTCCAAATTATTGCCCTTGTTGGCCATTCATTTTAAAAACCCCAAGGCAAGCAGTAGTACGGATGCAAGATTATCCATTGCATTACAGCATTTTGATACGCAAGAAAAGGACAAAACATACGTTTTTCAATTACCTTTTGGTAGTGTTTTCAGAATCTATAATGGCAAGCTTTTCAAAAAAGGAAACAAAAGGGTAAAAAGATTTGAATGCGTTGAGGTCAAAACGGGAAGGGTATATCTTTTTCAGCCCAATGCGGAAGTGGAACTTATAAGGAGTTAA